The following proteins are encoded in a genomic region of Variovorax paradoxus:
- a CDS encoding aminotransferase-like domain-containing protein: MLTRTSTQSLTGQLADRLAERIRTRLLPPGARLPSVRECARQQGVSPYTVVAAYDQLLAQGLVEARRQRGFYVRDSAPAQDGRPPNAAPMVAPMTASRVPADASSLIRSMFHRPSDKPQPGMGVFPPDWMSSTFMPTAVRRVTSTAALQELSLQYGEPAGDAALRRSLSNKLMGINVPAAPGQIVTTVGATHALDIVSRTLLRAGDPVMVEEPGWALEFARLEALGMRILPVPRRADGPDLEVMAQYCALHSPKLFVSVSVLHNPTGYSLTPGSAHRVLKLANEYDFHIVEDDTYSHLAPEHATRLCALDGLQRTIYVSGFAKILAPNWRIGFLAASPELHERLLETKLLATLTTPALFERALSWCIDQGQLRRHAERIRVRLDGARGRAVKLAMAHGCTFASEPAGLFGWVDTGVDTDALTQRMLDQGYLLAPGSLFHARRPPSTLMRINFATSQDAAFWKVFSKVRAEL, translated from the coding sequence ATGCTGACACGAACCTCCACCCAGTCGCTCACGGGGCAATTGGCCGACCGGCTGGCCGAGCGCATCCGCACCCGTTTGCTGCCGCCCGGTGCGCGCCTGCCCTCGGTGCGCGAGTGCGCGCGCCAGCAGGGCGTGAGCCCCTACACGGTGGTGGCCGCCTACGACCAGCTGCTGGCGCAGGGCCTTGTCGAGGCGCGCCGGCAGCGCGGGTTCTACGTGCGCGATTCGGCGCCCGCGCAGGATGGGCGCCCGCCCAACGCAGCCCCCATGGTCGCCCCGATGACGGCCTCGCGTGTTCCGGCCGACGCGAGCTCGCTGATTCGCAGCATGTTCCACCGGCCGAGCGACAAGCCGCAGCCGGGCATGGGCGTGTTTCCGCCGGACTGGATGTCGTCGACCTTCATGCCGACGGCCGTGCGCCGCGTGACCAGTACAGCGGCGCTGCAGGAGCTCTCGCTCCAGTACGGCGAGCCCGCCGGCGACGCCGCGCTGCGCCGCAGCCTGTCGAACAAGCTCATGGGCATCAACGTGCCCGCCGCGCCCGGCCAGATCGTGACCACGGTGGGCGCCACGCATGCGCTGGACATCGTGAGCCGCACGCTGCTGCGCGCGGGCGATCCGGTGATGGTCGAGGAGCCCGGGTGGGCGCTCGAATTCGCGCGGCTCGAGGCGCTGGGCATGCGCATCCTGCCGGTGCCGCGCCGCGCCGACGGACCCGACCTGGAGGTGATGGCGCAGTACTGCGCGCTGCACAGCCCCAAGCTCTTCGTGAGCGTGAGCGTGCTGCACAACCCGACCGGCTACAGCCTGACGCCGGGCAGTGCGCACCGGGTGCTGAAGCTGGCGAATGAATACGACTTTCACATCGTCGAAGACGACACCTACAGCCACCTCGCGCCCGAGCACGCCACGCGGCTCTGCGCGCTCGACGGGCTGCAGCGCACCATCTACGTCAGCGGGTTCGCGAAGATCCTGGCGCCCAACTGGCGCATCGGTTTCCTGGCCGCCTCGCCGGAACTGCACGAGCGGCTGCTCGAAACCAAGCTGCTGGCCACGCTGACCACGCCGGCGCTGTTCGAGCGGGCGCTGTCGTGGTGCATCGACCAGGGCCAGCTGCGCCGGCATGCCGAACGCATCCGCGTCCGGCTCGACGGTGCGCGCGGCCGCGCGGTCAAGCTCGCCATGGCGCACGGCTGCACGTTTGCGTCGGAGCCGGCGGGCCTGTTCGGCTGGGTCGATACCGGGGTCGACACCGACGCGCTCACGCAGCGCATGCTCGACCAGGGCTACCTGCTCGCCCCGGGCTCGCTGTTCCATGCGCGGCGGCCGCCGAGCACCCTGATGCGCATCAATTTCGCGACCTCGCAGGACGCGGCTTTCTGGAAGGTGTTCAGCAAGGTTCGCGCGGAACTCTGA
- a CDS encoding LysE family translocator has product MNWQEFTALLVLATAMSFSPGPNTTLSTALAANGGLPRAMRFVIAVPVGWTLLLVLCAAGIGALVVAVPSLRLAIKAVGVGYLLWLAYKLSGSGTLGRADGASLNVGFGQGVMLQFVNIKAWLLALTLVAGWIAGQPDQLGRFAIVAPVMLVYAFVSNFTYALAGALLREWLSKGKRLLWFNRAMALVLVLTAWWMLGV; this is encoded by the coding sequence ATGAACTGGCAAGAATTCACCGCGCTGCTGGTGCTGGCCACGGCGATGAGTTTTTCGCCCGGTCCCAACACCACGCTTTCCACCGCCCTCGCGGCCAACGGCGGCCTGCCGCGCGCCATGCGCTTCGTGATCGCCGTTCCGGTCGGCTGGACACTGCTGCTGGTGCTGTGCGCGGCCGGCATCGGCGCGCTGGTGGTGGCGGTGCCTTCGCTGCGCCTGGCCATCAAGGCAGTGGGCGTGGGCTACCTGCTGTGGCTCGCCTACAAGCTCAGCGGCAGCGGCACGCTCGGCCGCGCGGACGGCGCCAGCCTGAACGTCGGTTTCGGCCAGGGCGTGATGCTTCAGTTCGTCAACATCAAGGCCTGGCTGCTCGCGCTCACGCTGGTGGCCGGCTGGATCGCGGGGCAGCCCGATCAGCTCGGCCGATTCGCCATCGTCGCGCCGGTGATGCTGGTCTACGCCTTCGTCAGCAACTTCACCTATGCGCTGGCCGGCGCGCTGCTGCGCGAATGGCTCTCCAAGGGCAAGCGCCTGCTGTGGTTCAACCGTGCGATGGCCCTGGTGCTGGTGCTCACGGCCTGGTGGATGCTGGGCGTATGA